From Calidithermus timidus DSM 17022, a single genomic window includes:
- the secE gene encoding preprotein translocase subunit SecE → MAERTDTPRRPFFQRIVNYFREARAELARVTWPTREEIIQSTQAILLFAFFAMVILGLYDLVFRFLTGLINR, encoded by the coding sequence GTGGCAGAACGTACCGATACCCCTCGCCGTCCTTTCTTTCAGCGGATCGTCAACTACTTCCGCGAGGCCCGTGCGGAGCTGGCCAGGGTGACTTGGCCTACCCGCGAGGAGATCATCCAATCTACCCAGGCCATCTTGCTCTTCGCGTTCTTCGCCATGGTCATCCTGGGCCTCTACGACCTGGTCTTCCGCTTCCTGACGGGGCTGATCAACCGATGA
- a CDS encoding Uma2 family endonuclease — protein MVRPVLKPLSVEEYLETEAQSPFKREYVGGQVYATAGASQQHSLISLNIAVALRRMAEGRPCRVHMAEMKLLIGSPKTSDFEKAFYYPDVMAVCGKPAPHDYYETEPCILVEVLSPSTRGVDLREKVLAYQSIPSLQTYLIVDSETMTVRHFWRDTEGRWQQQDLTGSAEVPLPCLEGTLGFTDIYRGTFA, from the coding sequence ATGGTCAGGCCGGTACTCAAGCCTCTTTCGGTCGAGGAATACCTCGAGACCGAAGCGCAAAGCCCCTTCAAGCGCGAGTACGTGGGGGGGCAGGTCTACGCCACGGCGGGGGCCAGCCAGCAGCACTCGCTGATCTCGCTCAACATCGCCGTAGCGCTGCGCCGAATGGCCGAGGGCCGGCCCTGCCGAGTGCACATGGCCGAGATGAAATTGCTCATCGGCAGCCCGAAAACCTCCGACTTCGAGAAGGCATTCTACTACCCCGACGTGATGGCAGTTTGCGGCAAGCCGGCGCCCCACGACTATTACGAAACCGAACCCTGCATCCTGGTCGAGGTACTTTCCCCCAGCACCCGCGGTGTGGACCTGCGCGAAAAGGTGCTGGCTTACCAGAGCATCCCCAGCCTGCAAACCTACCTGATCGTCGACAGCGAGACGATGACCGTACGTCACTTCTGGCGCGACACGGAAGGCCGCTGGCAGCAGCAAGACCTCACCGGCAGTGCCGAGGTACCGCTTCCTTGCCTCGAGGGGACCCTTGGCTTCACCGACATCTACCGGGGCACTTTTGCCTGA
- the rplA gene encoding 50S ribosomal protein L1: MPKHGKRYRALLEKVDLNKTYTIEEAAALIPQIKSARFDETVEVHIKLGIDAKKSDQNVRSTVALPHGTGRSVRVLAIAKGEKITEAREAGADIAAGEEIIQEILDGRSDFDAVVATPDVMGAVGSKLGRVLGPKGLLPNPKAGTVGFNIGEMVKAIKAGRIEFRNDKTGVVHGPVGKASFTPNQIAENVRAFLKAVEGVKPEGAKGTYLRTVYITTTMGPSIRVNPNS, translated from the coding sequence ATGCCTAAGCACGGGAAGCGTTACCGCGCTTTGCTCGAGAAGGTGGACCTCAACAAGACCTACACCATCGAGGAAGCCGCCGCCCTGATTCCCCAGATCAAGTCAGCCCGCTTCGACGAAACCGTCGAGGTGCACATCAAGCTGGGGATTGATGCCAAGAAGTCCGACCAGAACGTCCGTTCCACCGTGGCTCTGCCCCACGGCACGGGCCGCAGCGTGCGGGTGCTCGCCATTGCCAAGGGCGAGAAGATCACGGAGGCCCGCGAGGCCGGGGCCGACATTGCCGCCGGCGAGGAGATCATCCAAGAGATCCTCGATGGCCGCTCCGACTTCGACGCCGTGGTCGCCACCCCCGATGTGATGGGTGCGGTGGGTTCCAAGCTGGGTCGCGTGCTCGGTCCTAAGGGTCTGCTGCCCAACCCCAAGGCCGGTACCGTGGGCTTTAACATCGGCGAGATGGTCAAGGCCATCAAGGCCGGCCGTATTGAGTTCCGCAACGACAAGACCGGCGTGGTTCACGGCCCCGTGGGCAAGGCCAGCTTCACTCCCAACCAGATCGCCGAGAACGTGCGGGCCTTCCTCAAGGCGGTGGAGGGCGTGAAGCCCGAAGGGGCCAAGGGTACCTACCTGCGCACCGTCTACATCACCACCACCATGGGCCCCAGCATTCGGGTCAACCCCAACAGCTAG
- the rpmG gene encoding 50S ribosomal protein L33 — translation MASDVRIKLLLECTECKRRNYATEKNRRNTTGKLELKKFCPWCNKHLPHKEVKV, via the coding sequence ATGGCTAGCGATGTAAGGATCAAGCTCCTGCTCGAGTGCACCGAGTGCAAGCGCCGTAACTACGCGACCGAGAAGAACCGGCGTAACACCACAGGCAAGCTCGAGCTCAAGAAGTTCTGTCCCTGGTGCAACAAGCACCTGCCGCACAAAGAAGTCAAGGTTTGA
- the gnd gene encoding decarboxylating NADP(+)-dependent phosphogluconate dehydrogenase — protein MQANIGVIGLAVMGENLILNMASKGFTVAAYNRTTQKVREFVEGRAAGKSILGAYSLEEFVGMLERPRKVMLMIKAGSAVDATIEQLLPLLEPGDIVIDGGNSHYADTNRRTRYLAERGLLFVGAGVSGGEEGALHGPSIMPGGNPAAWEHVKPIFQAIAAKVADGSPCCDWVGPDGAGHFVKMVHNGIEYGDMQMIAEAYSLLRAVLGFSNAEIAEIFARWNEGELDSYLIEITADILTKKDQETGKDLVDVILDAAGQKGTGKWTSVTALDIGSPSSTIAEAVFARCLSALKDERVAASRIFEGPKAEFHGDRQAFVEQVRQALYASKICSYAQGYQLMRMAAEEFGWELDYGSIALMWREGCIIRARFLENIKGAYDKNPHLQNLLLDDYFARIIQSSQAAWRQVVATAVLHGVWTPAFSSALAYFDGYRSATLPTNLVQAQRDYFGAHTYERTDKPRGQFFHSNWTGRGGKTSSSSYNV, from the coding sequence ATGCAAGCAAATATCGGCGTGATCGGTCTGGCGGTGATGGGGGAAAACCTCATCCTCAACATGGCGTCCAAGGGCTTCACCGTGGCCGCGTACAACCGCACCACCCAGAAGGTGCGGGAGTTCGTCGAAGGCCGAGCCGCGGGGAAGAGCATCCTGGGCGCATACTCGCTGGAGGAGTTCGTGGGGATGCTCGAGCGCCCGCGTAAGGTCATGCTCATGATCAAAGCGGGCAGCGCCGTGGACGCCACCATCGAGCAATTGCTGCCCCTCTTGGAGCCCGGCGACATCGTCATCGACGGGGGCAACAGCCACTACGCCGACACCAACCGCCGCACCCGCTACCTGGCCGAGCGGGGCCTGCTCTTCGTGGGCGCCGGGGTCTCGGGGGGGGAAGAGGGTGCGCTGCACGGCCCCTCGATCATGCCGGGGGGCAATCCGGCGGCCTGGGAGCACGTCAAGCCCATCTTCCAGGCCATCGCGGCCAAGGTGGCCGATGGCTCCCCTTGCTGCGACTGGGTGGGACCGGACGGGGCAGGCCACTTCGTCAAGATGGTGCACAACGGCATCGAGTACGGCGACATGCAGATGATCGCCGAAGCCTACAGCCTGCTGCGCGCGGTGCTGGGCTTCTCCAACGCCGAGATCGCCGAGATCTTCGCCCGGTGGAACGAAGGCGAGCTCGACAGCTACCTCATCGAGATCACCGCCGACATCCTCACCAAGAAGGACCAGGAGACCGGCAAAGACCTGGTGGACGTGATCCTCGACGCCGCCGGCCAGAAGGGCACGGGCAAGTGGACCAGCGTTACCGCGCTCGACATCGGCAGCCCCAGCAGCACCATCGCCGAGGCGGTGTTCGCCCGCTGCCTCAGTGCCCTCAAGGACGAGCGGGTAGCCGCCTCGAGGATCTTCGAGGGGCCCAAGGCCGAGTTCCACGGCGACCGGCAGGCCTTCGTCGAGCAGGTGCGGCAAGCGCTCTACGCCTCCAAAATCTGCTCCTACGCCCAGGGCTACCAGCTCATGCGCATGGCCGCGGAGGAGTTCGGCTGGGAGCTCGATTACGGCTCCATCGCCCTGATGTGGCGCGAGGGTTGCATCATCCGCGCGCGCTTCCTCGAGAACATCAAGGGGGCCTACGACAAAAACCCCCACTTGCAAAACCTGCTGCTCGACGACTACTTCGCCCGGATCATCCAGAGCTCGCAGGCCGCCTGGCGACAGGTGGTGGCGACCGCCGTGCTGCACGGGGTCTGGACCCCGGCCTTCAGCAGCGCGCTGGCCTACTTCGACGGCTACCGCAGCGCCACCCTCCCCACCAACTTGGTCCAGGCCCAGCGCGACTACTTCGGCGCCCACACCTACGAGCGCACCGACAAGCCGCGCGGGCAGTTCTTCCACAGCAACTGGACCGGGCGGGGCGGGAAAACCAGCAGCAGCAGCTATAACGTTTGA
- the rplK gene encoding 50S ribosomal protein L11, with protein sequence MKKVQAVVKLQLPAGKATPAPPVGPALGQHGANIMEFVKAFNAASANMGDAIVPVEITIYSDRSFTFITKTPPASYLIRKAAGIEKGSQKPGREKVGKITWEQCLAIAKQKMADMNATDLEAAAHQIAGSARSMGLEVVGVPNA encoded by the coding sequence ATGAAGAAGGTACAAGCAGTCGTCAAACTCCAGCTTCCCGCTGGAAAAGCAACCCCCGCACCGCCCGTAGGCCCTGCGCTGGGTCAACACGGCGCCAACATCATGGAGTTCGTCAAGGCCTTCAACGCGGCCTCGGCCAACATGGGCGATGCCATCGTACCGGTGGAGATCACCATCTACTCCGACCGTTCCTTCACCTTCATCACCAAGACCCCGCCCGCTTCCTACCTCATCCGCAAGGCTGCCGGCATCGAGAAAGGCAGCCAGAAGCCGGGTCGCGAGAAGGTGGGTAAGATCACTTGGGAGCAGTGCCTGGCCATTGCCAAGCAGAAGATGGCCGACATGAACGCCACTGACCTGGAGGCCGCCGCACACCAAATCGCCGGTTCAGCCCGCAGCATGGGCTTGGAAGTCGTGGGGGTGCCCAATGCCTAA
- the hrpB gene encoding ATP-dependent helicase HrpB: MTDLPIYQALPALREALARHTTVLLQAPPGAGKSTVAPLELLQEPWLARQKILMLEPRRLAARSVAQRMASLLGEEPGQTVGYRVRFESRVSNRTRLEVLTEGILTRQLQRDPTLEGVGLVIFDEFHERSLQADLGLVLTREVQAALREDLRVLLMSATLDGDGLSRLLLAPVVTAQGRQYPVERVYLPRDPEGPISGTVAGAVSRALAAHEGDVLAFLPGVAEIRRTQRLLEERHPEVRVLPLYGDLSLEAQQQALLPDPSGRRKVVLATSIAETSLTIEGVRVVVDSGYSRVPRFDSRSGLTRLETVRLTQDSADQRAGRAGRLGPGVAYRLWSEATHATLQPQRKPEILEADLAPLLLELAGWGVQETSGLGWVTPPPPGALRQARALLEALGALEEGRLTERGRAMLEWPTHPRLAHLLLESQRLGLEALAADVAALLEERDPLPRGAGADLSLRVEALRQWRGKGSSPHRAEAALLARIERLSQQWRRMLGVAADDAPPDPHSVGLLLALAYPDRLARQREGDPHRYRLSAGRGVRLEEGDPLLGSAWLSVAHLDAGSDEGRIFLAAPVHPKDLEPFARETGVVEWNYRAGALVARRERRIGEVTLSSEPLREIPEGKRVEILLEVVRSEGLGLLPWTEQLRQWQARVLSLRRWNGEEWPDVSDEHLLQTLEHWLAPWLGRVSRREDFARLELASILTGLLPWPLPARLDELAPTRLEVPSGSLVRLTYSPDGSPPVLAVKLQELFGLADTPRINAGRTPVMLHLLSPAQRPIQVTQDLRSFWNTTYPEVRKELRGRYNKHPWPEDPWSAKPTHKTKRAQSG; this comes from the coding sequence ATGACCGACCTTCCCATCTACCAGGCCCTCCCAGCCCTCCGCGAAGCCCTCGCCCGGCACACCACCGTCCTGCTGCAGGCCCCTCCCGGCGCAGGCAAGAGCACGGTGGCGCCGCTCGAGCTCCTGCAAGAGCCCTGGCTAGCAAGACAGAAGATCCTCATGCTCGAGCCCCGCCGCCTGGCCGCCCGCAGCGTAGCCCAGCGCATGGCTTCCCTGCTGGGCGAGGAGCCGGGCCAGACGGTGGGCTACCGGGTGCGCTTCGAGAGCCGGGTGAGCAACAGGACGCGCCTCGAGGTACTCACCGAGGGCATCCTCACCCGCCAGTTGCAGCGCGACCCCACCCTCGAGGGCGTGGGGCTGGTGATCTTCGACGAGTTCCACGAGCGCTCGCTACAGGCCGACCTGGGACTGGTGCTCACCCGCGAGGTGCAGGCCGCGCTGCGCGAGGACCTGCGCGTGCTGCTGATGTCGGCCACGCTCGACGGCGATGGACTGAGCCGCCTGCTCCTCGCCCCGGTCGTCACGGCGCAGGGGCGGCAGTACCCCGTCGAGCGCGTCTACCTCCCCCGTGACCCCGAGGGGCCGATCTCCGGCACGGTGGCGGGGGCGGTCTCGAGAGCCCTCGCCGCCCACGAGGGCGACGTGCTGGCCTTCCTGCCCGGCGTCGCCGAGATCCGTCGTACCCAGCGCCTGCTGGAGGAGCGTCACCCCGAAGTGCGCGTGCTGCCCCTTTACGGCGACCTATCGCTCGAGGCCCAGCAACAGGCCCTGCTCCCCGACCCCTCAGGGCGACGCAAGGTGGTACTGGCGACCTCCATCGCCGAGACCAGCCTGACCATCGAGGGCGTGCGGGTGGTGGTGGACTCGGGCTACTCCAGGGTCCCCCGCTTCGACTCGAGGAGCGGCCTGACCCGCCTCGAGACCGTGCGCCTCACCCAAGACTCCGCCGATCAGCGGGCCGGGCGGGCCGGGCGGCTGGGGCCGGGCGTCGCCTACCGGCTGTGGAGCGAGGCCACCCACGCCACCTTGCAACCCCAGCGGAAGCCGGAGATCCTCGAGGCCGACCTCGCCCCGCTGCTGCTCGAGCTGGCCGGTTGGGGCGTGCAGGAGACCTCCGGCCTGGGCTGGGTCACGCCACCCCCGCCCGGCGCCCTGCGGCAGGCTCGGGCCCTGTTGGAGGCGCTGGGAGCGCTCGAGGAAGGCCGCCTCACCGAGCGGGGCCGCGCGATGCTGGAGTGGCCCACCCACCCCCGCCTGGCCCACCTGCTGCTCGAGTCGCAGCGCCTGGGCCTCGAGGCCCTCGCCGCCGACGTGGCCGCGCTGCTCGAGGAGCGCGACCCCCTCCCCCGCGGCGCCGGGGCCGACCTAAGCCTGCGGGTCGAGGCCCTGCGGCAGTGGCGGGGCAAGGGCTCGAGCCCCCACCGCGCCGAGGCGGCCCTGCTCGCCCGCATCGAGCGCCTGAGCCAGCAGTGGCGGCGGATGCTGGGCGTCGCCGCCGACGACGCCCCCCCCGACCCCCATAGCGTCGGACTGCTGCTGGCCCTGGCCTACCCCGACCGCCTGGCCCGCCAGCGCGAGGGCGACCCCCACCGCTACCGCCTCTCCGCGGGCCGGGGGGTGCGGCTGGAGGAGGGCGACCCTCTGCTGGGCTCCGCGTGGCTCAGCGTGGCCCACCTCGACGCCGGGAGCGACGAAGGCCGCATCTTCCTGGCCGCTCCCGTACACCCCAAAGACCTCGAGCCCTTCGCCCGCGAGACTGGGGTGGTGGAGTGGAATTACCGGGCAGGAGCCCTGGTCGCCCGTCGCGAGCGCCGCATCGGCGAGGTAACGCTGAGCAGCGAGCCCTTGCGGGAGATCCCCGAAGGCAAGCGGGTCGAAATCCTGCTGGAGGTGGTGCGCTCTGAAGGACTGGGGCTGCTGCCCTGGACCGAGCAGCTGCGCCAGTGGCAAGCCCGCGTGCTCAGCCTGCGTCGCTGGAACGGCGAGGAGTGGCCCGACGTTTCCGATGAGCACCTGCTTCAGACCCTCGAGCACTGGCTGGCCCCCTGGCTGGGCCGGGTCTCGCGCCGCGAGGACTTCGCCCGGCTCGAGCTGGCCTCCATCCTCACCGGCCTGCTGCCCTGGCCCCTGCCCGCTCGGCTCGACGAGCTGGCCCCCACGCGGCTCGAGGTGCCCAGCGGTTCGCTGGTGCGCCTCACCTACTCCCCCGACGGCAGCCCCCCCGTCCTGGCGGTCAAGCTCCAGGAACTCTTCGGCCTCGCCGACACCCCTCGCATCAACGCGGGCCGCACCCCCGTGATGCTCCACTTGCTCTCCCCCGCCCAGCGCCCCATCCAGGTGACGCAGGACCTGCGCAGCTTCTGGAACACCACCTACCCCGAAGTTCGCAAGGAGTTGCGAGGCCGCTACAACAAGCACCCCTGGCCCGAAGACCCCTGGAGCGCCAAGCCCACCCACAAGACCAAGCGGGCGCAGAGTGGCTGA
- the nusG gene encoding transcription termination/antitermination protein NusG — protein MSIEWYAVHTYVGYEDKVKQNLEKRIKALNMQDKIFQVLIPTEEVVEHREGGKKEVVRRKLYPGYVYVQVDLGDEAGEVNEAYEVVRGTPGVTGFVGTATHPVPLSPDEVQHLLEVSGLAGKKETPKPQVSFKEGEVVRVISGPFADFTGVVSEINPERNKVKVLVSIFGRETPVELDFAQVVRS, from the coding sequence ATGAGCATCGAATGGTATGCGGTCCACACCTACGTGGGCTACGAAGACAAAGTCAAGCAGAACCTCGAGAAGCGGATCAAAGCCCTGAACATGCAGGACAAGATCTTTCAGGTGCTTATCCCGACGGAAGAGGTGGTGGAGCACCGCGAGGGCGGCAAGAAGGAAGTGGTCCGCCGCAAGCTCTACCCTGGCTACGTCTATGTCCAGGTCGACCTCGGGGATGAGGCTGGTGAAGTCAACGAAGCCTACGAAGTGGTGCGGGGTACCCCCGGAGTCACCGGATTCGTGGGTACAGCGACTCATCCGGTGCCGCTGAGCCCCGACGAGGTGCAGCACCTGCTGGAAGTCAGCGGGTTGGCTGGCAAGAAAGAGACCCCCAAACCTCAGGTTTCCTTCAAGGAAGGCGAGGTGGTGCGGGTCATCAGCGGACCCTTCGCCGACTTTACGGGAGTGGTCAGCGAGATCAACCCTGAGCGCAACAAGGTCAAGGTGCTGGTCTCCATCTTTGGGCGCGAGACCCCTGTGGAACTCGACTTTGCCCAGGTGGTTCGCTCCTAA